One Haliaeetus albicilla chromosome 11, bHalAlb1.1, whole genome shotgun sequence genomic window carries:
- the RAD23A gene encoding UV excision repair protein RAD23 homolog A — MAVTVTLKTLQQQTFKIRMEPHETVRALKEKIEAEKGSDAFPVAGQKLIYAGKILSDDVPIREYRIDEKNFVVVMVTKAKSALGTAAPEAGAGSASEPPAAPGPPPAADAVPPPPAAPSEETPSHELPPLALSEPAAGSVPPPGSAGRSADAASTLVTGSEYETMLTEIMSMGYERERVVAALRASYNNPHRAVEYLLTGIPGSPEPERPPVQESRPPEQQAPEGENPLEFLREQPQFQNMRQVIQQNPALLPALLQQLGQENPQLLQQISQHQEQFIQMLNEPLGELGDLEGEMGAIGDESPQMNYIQVTPQEKEAIERLKALGFPESLVIQAYFACEKNENLAANFLLSQNFDDD, encoded by the exons GTGCGGGCACTGAAGGAGAAGATCGAGGCGGAGAAGGGCAGCGACGCCTTCCCCGTGGCCGGGCAGAAGCTTATATATGCTGGGAAGATCCTGAGCGATGATGTCCCCATCCGTGAATACCGCATAGATGAGAAGAACTTTGTGGTCGTCATGGTGACCAAG GCCAAGTCCGCACtgggcactgcagcccctgAGGCCGGAGCTGGCAGTGCCTCCGAGCCTCCTGCGGCACCAGGGCCCCCCCCGGCTGCTGATGCTGTCCCCCCGCCGCCAGCTGCCCCGAGCGAGGAGACGCCATCCCATGAACTCCCTCCGCTCGCCCTCTCAGAGCCCGCAGCAGG CTCTGTTCCCCCCCCAGGTAGTGCGGGGCGCTCGGCTGATGCCGCCTCCACCCTCG TGACGGGCTCGGAGTACGAGACGATGCTGACGGAGATCATGTCGATGGGGTACGAACGGGAGCGGGTGGTGGCCGCACTGCGCGCCAGCTACAACAACCCCCACCGCGCTGTCGAGTACCTGCTGACG ggCATCCCCGGCAGCCCGGAACCCGAGCGCCCACCTGTGCAGGAGAGCCGCCCCCCGGAGCAGCAGGCACCCGAAG GGGAGAACCCACTGGAGTTCCTGCGGGAGCAGCCCCAGTTCCAGAACATGCGGCAGGTGATCCAGCAGAACCCGGCCCTGCTGCCcgccctgctccagcagctgggccagGAGAACCCCCAGCTGCTCCAG caaatcagccagcaccaggagcagtTCATCCAGATGCTGAATGAGCCGCTGGGGGAGCTGGGTGACCTCGAGGGGGAGATGGGCGCCATCGGGGACGAGTCCCCCCAGATGAACTACATCCAGGTGACGCCTCAGGAAAAAGAAGCCATAGAAAGG TTGAAGGCACTGGGCTTCCCCGAGAGCCTGGTAATCCAGGCCTACTTTGCCTGCGAGAAGAATGAGAACCTGGCGGCCAACTTCCTGCTCAGCCAGAACTTCGACGACGACTGA
- the GADD45GIP1 gene encoding large ribosomal subunit protein mL64, with protein MAAPLGRALASAAPGRARASLAIAVPARLYRAAPLRRRRGPAPAPSDPADLRAAARRFGRLGEAAGVPAWRLWPDPERLRAAEAEEREWEPPLREMEAALDRREREEARRREERQQLVARSLAAMPARVSAWRQERAQARERAQQEAERRQRLLAEAGLGGAPRPGTPTRGSPQAQALLQDLERQQRREEKRRRRQEREEAARSAMAAAEAAAASRPPPGATPQSAGTVSS; from the exons ATGGCGGCGCCCTTGGGGCGAGCGCTGGCGTCggcggcgccgggccgggcccgggcctCGCTGGCGATCGCGGTCCCGGCGCGGCTCTACAGGGCGGCCCCACTGCGGCGCCGCaggggcccggccccggccccgtcGGACCCCGCGGACCTGCGGGCAGCGGCGCGGCGCTTCGGGCGGctgggggaggcggcgggggtGCCGGCCTGGCGGCTCTGGCCGGACCCCGAGCGGCTGCGGGCGGCGGAGGCGGAGGAGCGCGAGTGGGAGCCGCCGCTGCGGGAGATGGAGGCAGCGCTGGACCGGCGGGAGCGGGAGGAGGCGCGGCGGCGTGAGGAGAG gcagcagctggtggcCCGCAGCCTGGCAGCAATGCCAGCGCGGGTGAGCGCCTGGCGGCAGGAGCGGGCACAGGCACGGGAGCGGGcacagcaggaggcagagcggCGGCAGCGGCTGCTGGCCGAGGCAGGGCTAGGGGGGGCCCCCCGGCCCGGGACCCCCACCCGTGGCAGCCCCCAGGCCCAAGCGCTGCTGCAGGACCTGgagcggcagcagcggcgggaGGAGAAGCGCCGCCGGCGGCAGGAGCGGGAGGAGGCTGCCCGTAGTGCCATGGCTGCCGCCGAGgctgccgccgcctcccgcccccctccagGAGCCACCCCCCAGAGTGCAGGGACTGTCTCCTCCTGA